A region of Mesorhizobium sp. AR02 DNA encodes the following proteins:
- a CDS encoding ATP-dependent Clp protease proteolytic subunit → MSGIASLVPMVIEQSSRGERAFDIFSRLLRERIIFINGEINDDVSALVCAQLLSLESDNPDKEISLYINSPGGVVTSGFAIYDTMQYISCPVSTVCMGFAASMGSFLLMAGTPGRRIALPNATILLHQPLGGFQGQASDIQRHAERIGKTKRHMAELYAQHCGRSYEEVERTLDRDHFMTAREAQAWGIVDHVFDTRKKAA, encoded by the coding sequence ATGAGCGGTATTGCCAGTCTGGTGCCGATGGTGATCGAGCAATCGAGCCGCGGCGAACGCGCCTTCGACATTTTCTCGCGGCTGCTGCGCGAGCGCATCATCTTCATCAATGGCGAGATCAACGACGACGTCTCGGCGCTCGTCTGCGCACAGCTTTTGTCATTGGAGTCAGACAATCCCGACAAGGAGATATCGCTTTACATCAACTCGCCGGGCGGCGTGGTGACCAGCGGTTTCGCCATCTACGACACGATGCAATATATCAGCTGCCCGGTGTCGACCGTGTGCATGGGCTTTGCCGCGTCGATGGGGTCGTTCCTGCTGATGGCCGGCACGCCGGGGCGTCGCATCGCGCTGCCAAACGCCACCATCCTGCTGCATCAGCCGCTGGGCGGCTTCCAGGGCCAGGCTTCCGATATCCAGCGCCATGCCGAGCGGATCGGCAAGACCAAACGGCATATGGCCGAACTCTATGCCCAGCATTGCGGCCGCAGCTATGAAGAAGTCGAACGCACGCTCGACCGCGACCATTTCATGACCGCCCGCGAGGCGCAGGCATGGGGCATTGTCGACCACGTCTTCGACACGCGCAAAAAGGCGGCATAA
- a CDS encoding SRPBCC family protein, translating to MNAKTQGQATPDALEFEYDLAEPPEKVWRALTVPELLAAWMMPNDITPEIGNRFAFAGTEAAIECEILEAEPEHLLRYSWREQPRDATLQDPLDSVVTFTLARTVSGGTHLRIVHDGFARKAMPAVALAGAGYRLSLGLRGAGKPIAANTPHLLLRAA from the coding sequence ATGAACGCCAAAACCCAAGGCCAAGCCACCCCTGATGCGCTGGAGTTCGAATACGACCTTGCCGAGCCGCCGGAAAAGGTGTGGCGGGCGCTGACCGTGCCGGAACTGCTCGCAGCCTGGATGATGCCGAACGACATCACGCCTGAAATCGGCAATCGTTTTGCCTTCGCCGGGACTGAGGCCGCGATCGAATGCGAAATCCTCGAAGCCGAGCCGGAACACCTGCTGCGCTATTCCTGGCGCGAACAGCCACGCGATGCCACGCTGCAGGATCCGCTCGACAGTGTCGTCACCTTCACACTCGCCCGCACCGTTTCCGGCGGCACGCATCTGCGCATTGTCCATGACGGTTTTGCCCGCAAAGCGATGCCCGCCGTCGCCCTGGCCGGCGCCGGCTACCGACTCTCGCTCGGGTTGCGCGGAGCCGGAAAGCCCATCGCCGCGAACACGCCGCACCTTCTGCTGCGCGCGGCATAA
- a CDS encoding ArsR/SmtB family transcription factor, with amino-acid sequence MIEAEIFRALADPTRRAVFERLAASEMSVSELRSGLTVSQPAVSQHLAVLRGAGLVVERRAGRNAYYRADPQGLAPLLSWIERYRTFWPERIERLKTVLKDMDQ; translated from the coding sequence ATGATCGAAGCAGAGATTTTCCGCGCCTTGGCCGACCCGACGCGCCGTGCCGTCTTCGAGCGTCTCGCCGCAAGCGAGATGAGCGTGTCGGAATTGCGCAGCGGCCTGACAGTATCGCAGCCGGCGGTGTCGCAGCATCTGGCGGTGCTGCGTGGCGCCGGCCTGGTGGTCGAGCGCCGGGCCGGCCGCAACGCCTACTACCGTGCCGACCCGCAGGGGCTTGCCCCGCTGCTCTCCTGGATCGAACGCTACCGGACCTTCTGGCCGGAGCGCATCGAAAGGCTGAAGACGGTTTTGAAGGACATGGATCAGTGA
- a CDS encoding single-stranded DNA-binding protein, which produces MAGSVNKVILVGNLGADPEIRRLNSGEPVVNIRIATSESWRDKNSGERKEKTEWHNVVIFNEGIAKVAEQYLKKGMKVYVEGQLQTRKWQDQTGADKYTTEVVLQKFRGELQMLDARGQGEGGQVGGYSGGGSSRGSDFGQSSPTESFNRGGGAPRGGGGGGSSRELDDEIPF; this is translated from the coding sequence ATGGCGGGTAGCGTCAACAAGGTCATTCTGGTCGGCAATCTCGGCGCGGACCCTGAAATCCGCCGCCTGAACTCGGGCGAGCCGGTCGTCAACATCCGCATCGCCACGTCGGAAAGCTGGCGCGACAAGAATTCGGGCGAGCGCAAGGAAAAGACCGAGTGGCACAACGTCGTCATCTTCAATGAGGGCATCGCCAAGGTGGCCGAGCAGTATCTGAAGAAGGGCATGAAGGTCTATGTCGAGGGTCAGTTGCAGACCCGCAAATGGCAGGACCAGACCGGCGCCGACAAGTACACGACGGAAGTCGTGCTGCAGAAATTCCGCGGCGAGCTGCAGATGCTCGACGCGCGCGGCCAGGGTGAGGGCGGCCAGGTCGGCGGCTATTCCGGTGGCGGCAGCAGCCGCGGTTCCGATTTCGGCCAGTCCAGCCCGACCGAAAGCTTCAACCGTGGCGGCGGTGCTCCCAGGGGCGGCGGTGGCGGCGGTTCGTCGCGCGAACTGGACGACGAAATCCCGTTCTGA
- a CDS encoding OsmC family protein codes for MKARVKWVEERTFVGESGSGHKVVLGTAFGPEGKTPGPSPMELVLIGTGGCSAYDVVHILEKGREAVEDCVVELDADRAETEPKVFTRIHMHFIVKGRALSPDKVKRAIDLSIEKYCSASAMMAKTATITHDFEVVDTAAK; via the coding sequence ATGAAGGCACGGGTAAAATGGGTCGAAGAGCGCACCTTCGTCGGCGAGTCCGGCAGCGGTCATAAGGTGGTGTTGGGAACCGCGTTCGGCCCGGAAGGCAAGACCCCGGGCCCGAGCCCGATGGAACTGGTGCTGATCGGCACCGGCGGCTGTTCGGCCTATGATGTGGTGCATATCCTCGAAAAAGGACGCGAGGCGGTCGAGGACTGCGTGGTCGAACTCGACGCCGACCGGGCCGAGACCGAGCCAAAGGTGTTTACGCGCATCCATATGCATTTCATCGTCAAGGGCAGGGCGCTCTCGCCCGACAAGGTCAAGCGGGCGATCGACCTGTCGATCGAAAAATACTGCTCGGCCTCCGCCATGATGGCCAAGACGGCCACGATCACGCATGATTTTGAAGTGGTAGACACGGCGGCGAAGTAG
- a CDS encoding MarC family protein: MPSFDSLFNAFVTILVTIDPPGLAPLFLAVTRGMNREERQQVSVRASIIGFLVMALFAVAGASILSVFGITLPAFRVAGGFLLFFIAFEMVFERRQDRKEKIGDVAITKDMIHNIAAFPLAIPLIAGPGAISATVLLSGSFQGFAAQAALVGIIFVCLAITYLVFVLSERIDRILGQTGRSILTRLLGVILAALAVQFVADGIKALMAG, translated from the coding sequence ATGCCGAGTTTCGACAGCCTGTTCAATGCCTTCGTCACCATTCTCGTGACCATCGATCCCCCCGGCCTGGCGCCATTGTTCCTCGCCGTGACACGCGGCATGAACCGCGAGGAGCGCCAGCAGGTCTCGGTGCGTGCCTCGATCATCGGCTTCCTGGTGATGGCGCTGTTCGCGGTGGCTGGCGCCTCGATCCTGTCGGTGTTCGGCATCACGCTGCCGGCCTTCCGCGTCGCCGGCGGCTTTTTGCTGTTCTTCATCGCCTTCGAAATGGTCTTCGAGCGCCGCCAGGACCGCAAGGAGAAGATCGGCGACGTCGCCATCACCAAGGACATGATCCACAACATCGCCGCCTTCCCGCTGGCGATTCCGCTGATTGCAGGTCCCGGCGCGATTTCGGCGACAGTGCTGCTTTCCGGCTCGTTTCAGGGTTTTGCGGCACAGGCCGCACTCGTCGGCATCATCTTCGTCTGCCTCGCCATCACCTATCTGGTGTTCGTGCTGTCGGAGCGCATCGACCGCATCCTCGGTCAGACCGGCCGCTCGATCCTGACCCGCCTGCTCGGCGTCATCCTGGCCGCACTCGCTGTGCAGTTCGTGGCGGATGGCATCAAGGCATTGATGGCCGGGTGA
- a CDS encoding VOC family protein: MFDHISIGVRDADASKRFYDAALQPLGYACLSQSPGSLGYGAQSVALWVNEAVRPVPADEKSGLHFCFAASMRDSVDAFHAAALREGGSDNGKPGLRADYGENYYAAFVVDPDGYRLEAYCGAAG, from the coding sequence ATGTTCGATCATATCTCGATCGGCGTCCGCGACGCCGACGCCTCGAAGCGCTTCTATGACGCCGCGCTGCAGCCGCTCGGTTATGCCTGCCTCAGCCAGTCACCGGGTTCGCTCGGCTATGGCGCGCAAAGCGTCGCGCTATGGGTCAATGAGGCGGTGCGGCCGGTGCCGGCGGACGAAAAATCCGGCCTGCATTTCTGCTTCGCCGCCTCGATGCGGGACAGTGTCGATGCCTTCCATGCCGCAGCCTTGCGCGAAGGCGGCAGCGACAATGGCAAGCCGGGCCTGCGCGCCGACTATGGCGAAAACTATTACGCTGCCTTTGTCGTGGACCCGGATGGCTATCGTCTCGAGGCCTATTGCGGCGCTGCCGGCTAA
- a CDS encoding helix-turn-helix transcriptional regulator, giving the protein MTATTRTLASGSGWHVADVICTAGAGDRPFEEAHQDFCIAAVTSGTFRYRAQQGTVMLAPGALLLGNSGTCYECGHEHGSGDRCLSFHFGPAYMERIVAGVPGARTLTFEAPRLPPLPALASLLAEAEAAREMADKDAFEELSLRIAGAAMATVCGAAPARRAPSRRDQKRVAEAVRRIELDADGPVSLSALADETATSPYHFLRIFRQVAGMTPYQFLLKTRLHRAAVRLRLSDDAISAIAFEAGFNDLSTFNRRFRRVMGETPGDYRARRSSGLGMRVPRQRQAQSEVGPHQPGR; this is encoded by the coding sequence ATGACAGCGACGACCCGCACTCTCGCATCTGGATCCGGCTGGCACGTGGCGGATGTGATCTGCACGGCCGGTGCGGGCGACCGGCCGTTCGAGGAGGCCCACCAGGATTTCTGCATTGCTGCGGTGACCAGCGGCACGTTCCGTTACCGCGCGCAGCAAGGTACGGTGATGCTGGCGCCGGGCGCGCTCCTGCTCGGCAATTCCGGCACCTGCTACGAATGCGGGCACGAGCATGGCAGCGGCGACCGTTGCCTCTCGTTTCATTTTGGACCGGCCTACATGGAACGGATTGTCGCCGGCGTGCCGGGCGCCAGGACGCTCACCTTCGAGGCGCCGCGCCTGCCGCCCTTGCCGGCCCTGGCGTCGCTGCTGGCAGAAGCGGAAGCCGCGCGCGAAATGGCTGACAAGGATGCTTTCGAGGAACTTTCCCTGCGCATTGCGGGTGCGGCCATGGCCACGGTTTGCGGCGCTGCGCCTGCCAGGCGCGCGCCGAGCCGTCGCGATCAGAAGCGTGTGGCGGAAGCGGTGCGGCGGATCGAACTGGATGCCGACGGGCCGGTTTCGCTGTCGGCACTGGCGGATGAGACGGCGACCAGCCCCTATCATTTCCTGCGCATTTTCCGGCAGGTCGCCGGCATGACGCCCTACCAGTTCCTGCTCAAGACCCGGTTGCACCGGGCAGCGGTGCGGTTGCGCCTGTCGGACGATGCGATCTCGGCGATCGCGTTCGAGGCTGGCTTCAACGATCTGTCGACGTTCAACCGCCGGTTTCGACGCGTCATGGGCGAGACGCCAGGCGATTATCGCGCTCGCCGATCAAGTGGCCTCGGCATGCGTGTGCCTCGACAGAGACAGGCTCAATCCGAGGTCGGTCCGCACCAGCCCGGCAGATAG
- a CDS encoding ParB-like protein codes for MIDPREPIVTPVPVEQLRPTQITVGMREVALKRQMIREQDARKKTGAFLGKHMVPVVLGPKNRNYVTDHHHLARALLDEGVKDVLVTVISDLSALDKDAFLFVLDNRGWMHPFDENGRRRDYSAIPKTIGELIDDPYRSMAGELRRMGGFAKDTTPFSEFIWADFLRRRIDRNAIAKNFDKAMKEALTLAKGKNADYLPGWCGPTSD; via the coding sequence ATGATTGACCCCCGAGAACCCATTGTCACGCCGGTTCCCGTCGAGCAACTGAGGCCGACGCAGATAACGGTCGGCATGAGAGAAGTTGCGTTGAAGCGCCAGATGATCCGGGAGCAGGACGCCAGGAAGAAGACCGGCGCTTTTCTCGGCAAACACATGGTGCCGGTCGTATTGGGTCCCAAAAATCGCAACTACGTCACCGATCACCATCACCTCGCTCGCGCCCTGCTCGACGAAGGTGTCAAGGACGTGCTTGTGACCGTGATCAGCGACCTGTCCGCGCTCGACAAGGACGCGTTTCTTTTCGTGCTCGATAACAGAGGCTGGATGCACCCGTTCGATGAGAACGGCCGGCGCCGCGATTACTCGGCAATTCCGAAGACAATCGGCGAGCTGATCGATGATCCTTACCGGAGCATGGCGGGCGAACTGCGCCGGATGGGCGGCTTTGCCAAGGACACGACGCCGTTCAGCGAATTCATCTGGGCGGATTTTCTGCGCCGGCGCATCGACCGCAATGCGATTGCGAAGAACTTCGACAAGGCGATGAAAGAGGCACTGACGCTCGCCAAGGGCAAGAACGCGGACTATCTGCCGGGCTGGTGCGGACCGACCTCGGATTGA